The DNA region AACAGGGACAGACAGTATTAATGTGCACGATACCTATTTTGCAAAATACCATAGCACCAACGCGCGTGATATTTATGATTTTATGGCCTGTAACTATGTTCGCGTAACCAATATTTATTCAAAGGTAAGCTCTGATGATATCGTTAAGCCGGGGTCGGACTGCTCGCTGGGCTTTACCCGTCCGGCCCGCGATTATAAGGTGCGCAACATTATTGGTGATACCAACTGCAACCTGTTCCAGATTGGCTCGGAAACGGCTGATGATATTAAAGACATTTGCGTAGATAACATTTATGTGCTGGGTGCCAATAAAGCAGGTTTCTCCATTTCGACCAATGATGGGGCGCATATCAGTGATATTCATCTGAACTGCGGGCACACCGGAAAATTGCATTCCCGATCTAAAATGCTGCGGACCAGAACCCCTTTTTTTATTTCCATATCTAACCGGGCACGTATTTTAGGAGCCGAGGTAGGCAGGTATGTTTTTATGGAAAACGGGATTAAACATGACGAGCTGCTGGTGAAAAATGTCAACATCGGCCAGGTAGAAAACATCATTATCAACGGGATCGATATTACTGAAGTTTATGGTGGAAGTTCGCACGGCGGGAAAAATGGCCGATGGAAGGCCTTCGATGGTAAACAGAACAAGGCCACCCCTATAGTTGCTGGTTATAAATTGCCGGATGCTGAAGTTGTTGAAGGAGGGCTTGATTTTAAGTTGCCCAACGGACAGCATACAGGTTACATTAAAAATATTGTATTTAATGATGTACATGTTCTGGTTAAAGGAGGGAGCCCTGCATCCGATAAGGATAATATACCGCCTGAACTTGGTGTAGGGCAGTACAATGTAGCCAACCTAAAAGTTCAGCCATCTTATGGCTTATGGGCCCGTCATGTCAAAGACCTGGCGGTAAGCGGAAGTTCTTTTAAATATGAGCAGCCTGATGGACGTTATGCTATTTTTCTCGACGATGTAATTGGGGCAAAAATATCGGATGTAAAACTAACTAGTGGTAATGAAGAGGTAATAGGGTTAAAGAATGCGGTAAATGTACAGCTAGATGGCAAAAATCTATGACCACCTTTAGCCATCATGATACTTTATTTTGTGTCGGGGATATTGCTGGGCTAAAAAAGCATTAAGCGCAGGGTAGAAAAACAGATGAGGTAAATTATCATTACTTTTTAAATAATTATCTGTTCAACTGTTTGACAATTAAATATTTCTATCTATCTTTGCAGTCCCTAAAAATTAGGGGAATAAACAATTGTTAAACAAATTAAATACAAGCAAGTGAATACGTTAAGTTACAAAACTGTCTCTGCCAATGCAAAAACTGTTAACAAACAGTGGGTTGTTGTGGATGCTGAAGGCGAGATTTTGGGGCGCTTGTCATCGAAGATCGCTATGATCATTCGCGGAAAAAACAAGCCTGAGTACACCCCACACGTAGACTGCGGTGATAACGTTATTGTTATTAATGCAGACAAGATCAAGTTGACCGGGAATAAATTTTCTGATAAAGTTTATATCTCTTACACTGGTTATCCAGGTGGTCAGCGTTTCATTTCTCCAAAAGAGTTAATGGCGAAACATCCTAAACGTGTTATCGAGAAAGCCGTTCGTGGTATGCTACCTAAAACTAAGCTTGGTGCAAAATTGTTCACCAACCTTTTTGTTTACACAGGTGCTGAGCATCCTCACGCAGCGCAATCACCAAAAACCATTAAACTTTAATTAAAGAAGAAATGTCAGTTACAAATACTTCAGGAAGAAGAAAAACAGCTGTTGCACGTATCTATTTAAAAGAAGGCAACGGCGCAATTACCGTAAACGGTAAAGACCATAAAGTATATTTCCCAACATTGCCTTTGCAATATATCGTTAACCAATCGTTCGAAGTTGCTGAATTGGTTGGCCAGTACGATGTACAGGTAAATGTTGCCGGTGGAGGTATCAAAGGTCAGGCAGAAGCAGTTCGTTTGGCTATCGCCAAAGCTATTGTTGAATTAGACGCTGAGAAAAAATCAGCATTGCGCGCTAAAGGGTTAATGACCCGTGATATGCGTATGGTTGAACGTAAGAAACCAGGACGTAAGAAAGCACGTAAGAAATTCCAATTCAGTAAACGTTAATCTTAAGGAGACAAAACAATGGCAAGAACTACATATCAAGACTTATTGGATGCAGGTGTACACTTTGGTCACCTTACCCGTAAATGGAACCCAAAAATGGCGCCTTACATTTTCATGGAGCGCAATGGTATCCACATTATAGATTTAAATAAAACTTTAACTAAAACTGAAGAAGCTGCTTCAGCGATCAAACAGATTGTAAAATCTGGTCGTAAGATCCTTTTCGTAGCTACCAAGAAACAAGCTAAAGAAATCGTTGCTGATCAGGCAAAAAAAGTAAATATGCCTTACGTAACCGAGCGTTGGTTAGGTGGTATGTTAACCAACTTTGCTACCGTACGCAAGTCGATCAAAAAGATGGCTAACATCGATAAAATGACTAAAGACGGTACTTATTCGATCCTTTCTAAGAAAGAACGTTTAATGATCCAGCGTGAGCGTATAAAATTGGAAAGCTTATTGGGTGGTATTGCAGATTTAAACCGCTTACCAGCTGCTATCTTTTTAATTGACGTTAAAAAAGAACATATCGCTGTTAGCGAAGCGTTGAAATTGAACATTCCAACTTTTGCAATGGTTGATACCAACTCTGATCCTTCGAACATTGATTTCCCAATCCCTGCGAATGACGATGCTACTAAATCTATTTCTTTAATTACTGATGTAATCATCAAAGCAATTGAAGAAGGTTTAGATGAGCGCAAACGCGAAAAAGACGAAGAAACTGAAAAAGAAGCCGTAGCTGCTAAAGCTGCTGCTGATGCTCCTGAAGCTGCTGCTCCTGGTGCAAGAAGGAAAAAAGTTGAAGCTGAAACCGAAGAAGGTACAGGCGAAGAAGGTTAAATAAAATATAAAAGAAATAAAATGTCTACAGTACAAATTTCTGCAGCTGATGTAAACAAATTGCGCCAACAGACCGGAGCCGGTATGATGGACTGCAAAAAAGCACTAATTGAAACTAACGGTGATTTTGAAGCCGCAGTTGATTACTTACGTAAAAAGGGAGCTAAAGTAGCAGCTTCACGTCAGGACCGCGATTCTAATGAAGGTGTTGTAATTGCTAAAGCAACTGCTGATGGCAAACGTGGTGTGGTTATCGAGCTGAACTGCGAAACTGACTTCGTTGCAAAAAATGCTGATTTCGTAGCCCTGGGCAACAAATTTGCTGATCTGGCTATCGACAAGAACCCTGCTTCCCTGGAAGACCTGCTGGCTCTTGAAGTTGACGGATTGAAAGTAGCGGATCTGATCATTGAAAATACTGGTAAAATCGGTGAGAAAATCGGCATCTCTAAATTTGAGACCGTAACTGGCGAAAAAGTTGTTCCTTATATCCACGGTAACTACCGTTTAGGTGTATTGGTTGCTTTAAACCAGGCTGGTGCTGGTGTAGAAGAAGCCGGTAAAGACGTGGCAATGCAGATTGCTGCAATGAACCCTGTTGCTCTGGATAAAGGTGACGTAGATGCTACTACTATTGAGCGTGAAACTGAAATTGCAAAAGAGCAGATCCGCGCTGAAGGTAAGCCTGAAGAAATGGTAGAAAAAATTGCTGCTGGTAAATTGAATAAATTCTACAAAGACAGCACTTTATTAAACCAGGAATTTGTTAAAGATTCATCTAAAGATGTACGTAAATTCTTAAATGACGTATCAAACGGTTTAACTGTTGTTGCATTTAAGCGTGTACAATTAGGAGCTTAATATTTAATTAATTTTTTTTAAAAGAGCCTCCTGTTTTCAGGAGGCTCTTTTTTTTGTTCTATATTTATCCCTATAAACTTTGATCTTACCCTATGATTGCGATTACCAACTGTAAGCTTTTTATAAATGGCGCCTTGCATACCGATCAATCTGTTTTAATTGAAAAGGGGAAAATAACAGCAATTTCGACCGCAGAAATACCAGAAGCCTATGAGCTTATGGATGCGGAAGGAGCTTATCTGTGCCCTTCATTTATTGACCTTCAGATTTATGGTAGCGGTGGGCCGCTTTTTTCCGCCTATCCTTCGGTGGCCACCCTGAAACAGATGGATGCTGATCTGATGGCCAAAGGAACTACAGGCTTCCTGGCCTGCGTCGCTACCAATAGCATGGAGGTGATGTATGAAAGTATAGCCGCGGCTAAAGCTTACTGGCCAGAGCGTAACGGCTTTTTAGGCCTGCACCTGGAAGGACCATTTATCAACCCCAAACGTAGAGGCGCACATGTAGAAGCTTTTATTCATAAGGCCGGAATGGATGAAGTAAAACGCCTGCTGGATGCGGCCGATGGTACGGTAAGGATGATGACCCTGGCCGCCGAGCTGCAGGACGACAACGTGATCAGCTATTTGCTGGACAATGATGTCGTCTTATCACTGGGCCATAGCGATGCCAGCTTTAGCGAAGCTACGACAGCTTACAACAAAGGATTTAAGACGACCACGCATTTATTTAATGCGATGCCTCCCATTCATCACAGGGCCCCTAATTTACCTGTCGCAGTATTTAACCATCCTTCGGCCATGGCCAGTATTATTGCGGATGGCAGTCATGTCGATTTTGAAATGGTCAGCATCAGTCACAGGTTAATGAAAGACCGGCTTTTTCTGATTACAGATGCGGTTACGGAATGTAGCATCGGACCATACCAGCATCAGCTTTTGGGCGATAAATTTATCACTCCTGATGGTACGCTTTCGGGCTCTAACATCACCATGCTACAGGGCGTTCGGAACTGTGTGGAACATTGTCATATTGCGCTGCCCGACGCTTTAAAACTGGCGTCCGAAAATCCTGCAAAATTAATGGGGTTGACTCAGGAAATAGGTTTTCTTAGCATTGGTAACCGTGCAAACCTGCTGTTGCTCAGTCCTGAACTGGAACTTAAAAAAGTTTTAGTAGATGGTTTATGCATTTAAGCCCTGATGAATTAAAACAGATTTTATTTTTTCGCAGACCTTTGATTTTTTTCATCGGTAGCGAAGAGATCGATAAAATTGCTCTTTTCAGCAATTTTATCTAAGTTTGAAGCCATGAAGTATAAACGGATCCTGCTAAAATTAAGCGGCGAATCGCTGATGGGCGAAAAACAATATGGTATTGATAATGAGGTAGTAAGGCAATATGCTGAAGACATTAAAGCTGTACACGACCAAGGACTTGAAATCGCAATTGTTATTGGAGGGGGAAACATTTTTAGGGGATTAAGTGCAGAGAAGTCGGGTATGGACCGTGCGCAGGCCGATTATATGGGGATGCTGGCCACAGTAATCAACAGCATGGCGCTGCAGGACGCGCTTGAAAAAGTTGGTTTAAAAACCAGGTTGCTTACCGCAATAAAAATGGAGCAGATCTGTGAACCTTTTATCCGCCGCAGGGCTGTACGCCATCTTGAAAAAGGACGTGTTGTTATTTTTGGTGCAGGAACCGGTAATCCTTATTTTACCACAGATTCGGCCGCTGCATTAAGGGCCATTGAAATAAAGGCTGATGTAGTATTGAAAGGGACACGGGTTGATGGCATTTATACCGCTGATCCGGAAAAAGACCCGGCAGCGACAAAATATTCTGAGATTTCCTTTAAAGAGGTTTATGCAAAAGGCTTAAATGTGATGGATATGACCGCCTTTACCCTTTGCGAGGAAAATGATTTGCCAATTATTGTTTTTGACATGAACAAAACCGGTAATTTCATGAAAATTGCAAATGGAGACGGGATAGGTACATTGGTTAGGAGCTGATGCTAAATAAATTTTATATTTTTGGTTAAATTTTACAATTATGAATGACCTCATAAAGAAACAATTACAAGATGCTCAGGCCACTATGGATAAAGCCATTTTGCATTGCGAAGCTGAACTGACGAAGATCCGTGCAGGTAAAGCATCGGCAGGAATGCTGGATGGCATCATGGTTGATTATTACGGAAGTCCAACCCCGCTAAGCCAGGTGGCAAGCATCAAT from Pedobacter africanus includes:
- the rplM gene encoding 50S ribosomal protein L13; amino-acid sequence: MNTLSYKTVSANAKTVNKQWVVVDAEGEILGRLSSKIAMIIRGKNKPEYTPHVDCGDNVIVINADKIKLTGNKFSDKVYISYTGYPGGQRFISPKELMAKHPKRVIEKAVRGMLPKTKLGAKLFTNLFVYTGAEHPHAAQSPKTIKL
- the rpsI gene encoding 30S ribosomal protein S9 is translated as MSVTNTSGRRKTAVARIYLKEGNGAITVNGKDHKVYFPTLPLQYIVNQSFEVAELVGQYDVQVNVAGGGIKGQAEAVRLAIAKAIVELDAEKKSALRAKGLMTRDMRMVERKKPGRKKARKKFQFSKR
- the rpsB gene encoding 30S ribosomal protein S2; the encoded protein is MARTTYQDLLDAGVHFGHLTRKWNPKMAPYIFMERNGIHIIDLNKTLTKTEEAASAIKQIVKSGRKILFVATKKQAKEIVADQAKKVNMPYVTERWLGGMLTNFATVRKSIKKMANIDKMTKDGTYSILSKKERLMIQRERIKLESLLGGIADLNRLPAAIFLIDVKKEHIAVSEALKLNIPTFAMVDTNSDPSNIDFPIPANDDATKSISLITDVIIKAIEEGLDERKREKDEETEKEAVAAKAAADAPEAAAPGARRKKVEAETEEGTGEEG
- the tsf gene encoding translation elongation factor Ts, coding for MSTVQISAADVNKLRQQTGAGMMDCKKALIETNGDFEAAVDYLRKKGAKVAASRQDRDSNEGVVIAKATADGKRGVVIELNCETDFVAKNADFVALGNKFADLAIDKNPASLEDLLALEVDGLKVADLIIENTGKIGEKIGISKFETVTGEKVVPYIHGNYRLGVLVALNQAGAGVEEAGKDVAMQIAAMNPVALDKGDVDATTIERETEIAKEQIRAEGKPEEMVEKIAAGKLNKFYKDSTLLNQEFVKDSSKDVRKFLNDVSNGLTVVAFKRVQLGA
- the nagA gene encoding N-acetylglucosamine-6-phosphate deacetylase codes for the protein MIAITNCKLFINGALHTDQSVLIEKGKITAISTAEIPEAYELMDAEGAYLCPSFIDLQIYGSGGPLFSAYPSVATLKQMDADLMAKGTTGFLACVATNSMEVMYESIAAAKAYWPERNGFLGLHLEGPFINPKRRGAHVEAFIHKAGMDEVKRLLDAADGTVRMMTLAAELQDDNVISYLLDNDVVLSLGHSDASFSEATTAYNKGFKTTTHLFNAMPPIHHRAPNLPVAVFNHPSAMASIIADGSHVDFEMVSISHRLMKDRLFLITDAVTECSIGPYQHQLLGDKFITPDGTLSGSNITMLQGVRNCVEHCHIALPDALKLASENPAKLMGLTQEIGFLSIGNRANLLLLSPELELKKVLVDGLCI
- the pyrH gene encoding UMP kinase, with translation MKYKRILLKLSGESLMGEKQYGIDNEVVRQYAEDIKAVHDQGLEIAIVIGGGNIFRGLSAEKSGMDRAQADYMGMLATVINSMALQDALEKVGLKTRLLTAIKMEQICEPFIRRRAVRHLEKGRVVIFGAGTGNPYFTTDSAAALRAIEIKADVVLKGTRVDGIYTADPEKDPAATKYSEISFKEVYAKGLNVMDMTAFTLCEENDLPIIVFDMNKTGNFMKIANGDGIGTLVRS